In the genome of Amia ocellicauda isolate fAmiCal2 chromosome 3, fAmiCal2.hap1, whole genome shotgun sequence, one region contains:
- the rpl27 gene encoding large ribosomal subunit protein eL27, which produces MGKFMKPGKVVMVLAGRYAGRKAVIVKNIDDGTSDRPYSHALVSGIDRYPRKVTTTMGKKKVAKRSKIKAFVKVYNYNHLMPTRYSVDIPLDKTVVNKDVFRDPALKRKARREAKVKFEERYKTGKNKWFFQKLRF; this is translated from the exons ATGGGCAAGTTTATGAAACCCGGGAAGGTGGTCATGGTTTTGGCTGGGCGCTATGCTGGGCGCAAGGCTGTCATAGTCAAG AATATTGACGACGGCACCTCTGACAGGCCCTACAGCCACGCGCTGGTCTCCGGGATTGACCGCTACCCCCGCAAAGTGACCACCACCATGGGCAAGAAGAAGGTCGCCAAGAGGTCCAAGATCAAGGCCTTCGTCAAGGTCTACAACTACAACCACCTCATGCCCACCAG ATACTCCGTCGATATTCCTCTGGACAAAACCGTCGTCAACAAGGATGTGTTCAGAGACCCTGCTCTGAAGCGCAAAGCCAGACGAGAAGCCAAGGTCAAATTCGAGGAGAG ATACAAGACCGGCAAGAACAAATGGTTCTTCCAGAAGCTTCGGTTCTAA
- the rundc1 gene encoding RUN domain-containing protein 1: MSTEELSTSDSEPVFAGGERWAPVGAVASPEDEDAAAGKRDALLPEPRRSSSGAAEMATRLRKLEEEQDLLNSSLLALTSHFAQVQFRLKQIVGARSEEKESLLQELEEFAFRGCPHVLGCRGEDAQLLENSSEREKRERLEAQREKQKELIIQLKTQLDDLERFAYQEGSYDSLPQSMVMERQRVIIDELIKKLDVNLNEDIGKLSPEELRQRVDSAIAQIVNPARVKEQLVDQLKTQIRDLEMFISFIQDEVGSPVLPGNEQSQQAGAATHHTRGPAGNRKVDPEQARQMRETGLHLMRRALAVLQIFAVSQFGCAAGQMPQGLWPQNEAGKEYGPLLQRLEASVDKVRQQALRRQPVEEHVISYCSAPAWGPRDELTAGVRKELAMALRDLLAHGLYSPSQGMSLVLAPIACLLPTFSSSPQTLHPWELFVKYYNAKNGPAFVESPARKLSQSFSLPVGGGRVTITPKQSLLWAIHQVLREHDPFKRGADSEFKALVCVALNEQRLVSWLNLICKAGGLVSSHYQPWSYMAQTGFESALHILSRLSPLKFNLPVDLAVRQLKNIKDAF, translated from the exons ATGTCCACGGAGGAGCTGTCAACGTCGGACAGCGAGCCGGTCTTCGCGGGCGGGGAGCGCTGGGCACCGGTGGGAGCCGTCGCCAGCCCCGAGGATGAGGATGCGGCGGCCGGGAAGAGGGACGCGCTTCTGCCGGAGCCCCGGCGCAGCAGCTCGGGGGCGGCGGAGATGGCGACGAGGCTGCGGAAGCTGGAGGAAGAGcaggacctgctgaactcctcgCTGCTGGCCCTCACCTCGCACTTCGCCCAGGTGCAGTTCCGCCTCAAGCAGATCGTCGGCGCCCGCAGCGAGGAGAAGGAGAGCCTGCTGCAGGAGCTGGAGGAGTTCGCCTTCCGCGGCTGCCCGCACGTCCTGGGCTGCCGGGGGGAGGACGCGCAGCTGCTGGAGAACTCC AGCGAGAGGGAGAAGCGGGAACGACTGGAGGCCCAGAGGGAGAAGCAGAAGGAGCTGATTATCCAGCTGAAGACACAGCTGGATGACCTGGAGAGATTCGCATACCAAGAGGGCAGCTATGACTCCCTACCCCAGTCCATGGTCATGGAGAGACAGAGG GTGATAATTGACGAGCTGATCAAAAAGCTGGATGTGAACCTGAACGAGGATATCGGCAAGCTGTCCCCCGAGGAGCTGCGGCAGAGGGTGGACTCCGCCATCGCACAGATCGTCAACCCGGCGCGGGTCAAGGAGCAGCTGGTGGACCAGCTCAAAACCCAGATCCGGGACCTGGAGATGTTCATCAGCTTCATACAAG atgaaGTGGGAAGCCCTGTCTTGCCTGGGAATGAGCAGAGTCAGCAGGCAGGGGCTGCCACCCACCACACCAGGGGCCCAGCAGGAAACAGGAAAG tggACCCGGAGCAGGCGCGGCAGATGCGGGAGACGGGGCTACACCTGATGCGCCGGGCGCTGGCGGTGCTGCAGATCTTCGCGGTGAGCCAGTTTGGCTGCGCCGCGGGGCAGATGCCACAAGGGCTGTGGCCGCAGAATGAGGCAGGGAAGGAATACGGGCCCTTGTTGCAGCGGCTGGAGGCTTCGGTGGACAAGGTGAGGCAGCAGGCCCTGCGGCGGCAGCCTGTGGAGGAGCATGTGATCAGCTACTGCAGTGCCCCAGCCTGGGGGCCCCGGGACGAGCTGACAGCCGGCGTACGCAAAGAGCTGGCTATGGCGCTGCGAGACCTGCTGGCCCACGGGCTGTACTCCCCCTCCCAGGGGATGAGCTTGGTCCTGGCGCCCATTGCCTGCCTGCTGCCCACCTTCAGCTCCTCCCCGCAGACCCTGCACCCCTGGGAGCTCTTTGTCAAGTACTACAACGCCAAGAATGGTCCAGCCTTCGTGGAGTCGCCCGCCCGCAAGCTCTCGCAGTCCTTTAGCCTGCCAGTGGGGGGCGGCAGAGTCACCATCACCCCCAAACAGTCGCTGCTGTGGGCCATCCACCAGGTGCTGCGTGAGCACGACCCCTTCAAGAGGGGTGCCGACTCGGAGTTCAAAGCGCTGGTGTGCGTGGCCCTCAACGAGCAGCGCCTGGTCTCCTGGCTCAACCTCATCTGCAAGGCGGGCGGCCTGGTGTCGTCCCACTACCAGCCCTGGAGCTACATGGCCCAGACTGGCTTCGAGAGCGCACTACACATCCTCAGCCGCCTCAGCCCCCTCAAGTTCAACCTGCCCGTTGATCTGGCTGTGCGTCAGCTCAAGAATATCAAAGATGCCTTTTGA
- the aarsd1 gene encoding alanyl-tRNA editing protein Aarsd1, whose amino-acid sequence MPKIPRPENSQPAKALWFDRSKYAYINFIVEDSKDVQVDIQENKMIFSCKSADDTNVYNEIYFYDKVEPKDSRERRYDRTINVMLRKLKDKVAWPRLTKDTGKPCWLAVDFDNWRDWEKEEEDGMAEYERYVDMLQDMKKGGAQPAMDDLDDLDRFVSYLVFCNTLNMAFRCQRDCYMQEFDTVVVSCCPAELKLENNGKKEKIKGFNVTLQDTILFPEGGGQPDDRGLIGEVPVLRVTREGAEAVHFVESALEVGSAVPLRVDWERRFDHMQQHSGQHLITAIADSKFGYKTTSWELGRQRSVIELDTPSVKPGEMEELEAVVNEKIRAHIPVTVQLLSADDPTVEKVRSRGLPDDHAGPIRIVDIKGIDANMCCGTHVSNLSHLQMIKILGTEKGKKNKTNLIFLAGRRVLKFVERSFSTERALTSLLKTGPEEHVEAVDKLQKSVKLLQKNNLNLLRDMAVLIAQNFKNNPNRGKVFSLHRKDGDNEFMNIIANEIGTEDTVAFLTVGEEKGAGLFLLAGPVETVDTLGPRVVDLLEGKGAGKKGRYQGKAGRLARRGEVEALLQQHTRLHSSEEE is encoded by the exons ATGCCCAAGATCCCTCGACCAGAGAATAG TCAACCAGCAAAAGCACTGTGGTTTGATCGATCGAAATATGCCTATATAAACTTCATTGTGGAAGACAGCAAGGACGTCCAAGTTGATATTCAGGAGAACAAAATGATTTTCAG CTGTAAATCAGCGGATGACACCAACGTCTACAATGAGATTTACTTCTACGACAAAGTGGAGCCCAAA GACTCCAGAGAAAGGCGCTATGATCGCACCATCAACGTGATGCTGAGGAAATTAAAGGATAAAGTTGCGTGGCCACGCTTAACGAAAGACACGGGcaag CCGTGTTGGTTGGCCGTGGACTTTGATAACTGGAGAGactgggagaaggaggaggaggatggcaTGGCCGAATACGAGAGATATGTTGAT ATGCTACAAGATATGAAAAAGGGAGGAGCACAACCAGCAATGGATGACCTGGATGATTTGGAT CGTTTCGtttcatatttagttttttgtaatACCTTAAATATGGCATTCCGCTGTCAGAGGGACTGCTATATGCAAGAG TTCGATACTGTTGTGGTGTCATGCTGTCCTGCAGAACTTAAACTGGAGAACAATGGGAAGAAGGAGAAGATTAAGGGGTTCAATGTCACCCTGCAAGACACCATTCTGTTCCCCGAGGGAGGCGGGCAG CCAGATGACCGGGGTCTTATCGGGGAGGTGCCAGTCTTGCGCGTTACCCGGGAGGGGGCCGAGGCTGTGCATTTCGTGGAATCTGCGCTGGAGGTGGGCTCTGCTGTGCCGCTGCGGGTGGACTGGGAGAGGAGGTTTGACCACATGCAGCAGCACTCGG gccaGCACTTAATCACAGCCATTGCAGATTCCAAGTTTGGATACAAAACAACCTCCTG ggagTTGGGTCGGCAGCGCAGTGTGATTGAGCTGGACACGCCCTCGGTGAAGCCTGGAGAGATGGAGGAGCTGGAGGCAGTGGTGAACGAGAAGATCAGAGCCCACATCCCGGTCACTGTGCAGCTGCTGTCAGCGGACGACCCCACTGTGGAGAAG GTCAGGAGTCGTGGCCTGCCAGACGACCACGCGGGGCCCATTCGAATTGTCGACATTAAAGGGATCGACGCCAACATGTGCTGTGGGACTCACGTGTCCAACCTCAGCCACCTGCAG ATGATTAAGATCCTTGGGAcagaaaagggaaagaaaaataaaaccaacctGATTTTCCTGGCAGGGCGCAGGGTTCTGAAGTTTGTGGAGAGAAGCTTCAGCACTGAACGAGCCCTGACGTCCCTGCTAAA aACGGGACCAGAGGAGCACGTAGAAGCCGTGGACAAGCTGCAGAAGTCAGTCAAGTTGCTGCAGAAA aacaacCTAAACCTGTTGAGGGACATGGCTGTTCTGATTGCACAGAACTTCAAGAATAACCCAAACCGCGGCAAAGTCTTCTCCTTACACAG GAAGGATGGAGACAATGAGTTCATGAACATTATTGCTAATGAAATTGGCACTGAG GACACTGTGGCGTTCCTGACAGTGGGGGAGGAGAAGGGGGCAGGTCTGTTCTTGCTGGCTGGCCCAGTGGAGACAGTGGATACTCTGGGGCCCAG GGTGGTGGATCTGCTGGAAGGGAAGGGGGCGGGCAAGAAGGGGCGCTACCAGGGCAAGGCTGGCCGCCTGGCACGAAGGGGGGAGGTGGAGGCTCTGTTGCAGCAGCACACCCGGCTCCACAGCTCAGAGGAGGAGTGA
- the LOC136743131 gene encoding glucose-6-phosphatase catalytic subunit 1-like — protein sequence MEAGMDAVHGYGVSTVEYLQTHYRGAQSWFLFISFAADLRNTFFVFFPVWFHLCESVGIKLVWTAVIGDWLNLVFKWILFGERPYWWVHETSFYSNSSVPHIEQFPVTCETGPGSPSGHAMGSAGVYYVMVTSLLAILIKKQGHSGKNWCVRGALWAVFWGVQVCVCLSRVFLAAHFPHQVIAGVITGMIVAEAFSRVKWIYSASLKRYLHTTLFLLTFALGFYLLLRALGVDLLWTLEKAKRWCVRAEWVHMDTTPFASLLRNLGTLFGLGLGLHSPLYTESKPGRSAPFRLGCIIASLLLLHLFDSFKPPTHTEALFYLLSFCKSAAVPLATVGIIPYCLSGALSAHSKKLL from the exons ATGGAGGCAGGCATGGATGCAGTGCATGGGTACGGGGTGAGCACGGTGGAGTACCTCCAGACTCACTACAGAGGCGCCCAGAGCTGGTTCCTCTTCATCTCCTTCGCCGCCGACCTCAGGAACACCTTCTTTGTCTTCTTTCCCGTCTGGTTCCACCTGTGCGAGTCAGTGGGCATCAAGCTCGTCTGGACAGCCGTGATCGGGGACTGGCTCAACCTGGTCTTCAAGTG GATCCTGTTTGGAGAGAGACCGTACTGGTGGGTCCACGAGACGTCCTTCTACAGTAACTCATCGGTGCCACACATTGAGCAGTTCCCAGTTACCTGTGAAACCGGCCCAG GAAGTCCTTCAGGTCACGCCATGGGGTCTGCTGGAGTGTATTATGTGATGGTCACATCACTCCTGGCCATTCTGATAAAGAAACAAGGgcattctgggaaaaactg GTGTGTGCGTGGAGCACTGTGGGCAGTGTTCTGGGGTGTCcaggtctgtgtctgtctctccagGGTTTTCCTGGCCGCCCACTTCCCACACCAGGTCATCGCAGGGGTCATCACAG GCATGATTGTGGCTGAGGCCTTCAGCAGAGTCAAGTGGATCTACAGCGCCAGTCTGAAGAGATACCTGCACACCACTCTGTTCCTGTTGACCTTCGCTCTGGGCTTCTACCTCCTCCTGCGTGCGCTGGGCGTGGACCTGCTCTGGACGCTGGAGAAAGCCAAGCGGTGGTGCGTGCGAGCCGAGTGGGTGCACATGGACACCACGCCCTTCGCCAGCCTGCTGCGCAACCTGGGCACACTGTTCGGCCTGGGGTTGGGACTGCACTCGCCGCTCTACACCGAGAGCAAGCCGGGCCGCAGCGCCCCCTTCAGGCTGGGCTGCATCATCGCCTCCTTACTACTGCTGCATCTCTTCGACTCCTTCAAGccgcccacacacacagaggcactGTTCTACCTGCTGTCCTTCTGTAAGAGCGCCGCCGTGCCCCTGGCCACAGTGGGCATCATTCCCTACTGCCTGTCCGGGGCCCTGAGCGCACACAGCAAGAAGCTGCTTTGA